In Aliiglaciecola sp. LCG003, a genomic segment contains:
- a CDS encoding alanine--glyoxylate aminotransferase family protein: protein MSEQFQSFIPQSRTLMGPGPSDVNPRILAALSRPTIGHLDPQFIDLMDEVKHLLQYAFKTQNSLTMPISAPGSAGMEACFANLVEPGDKVLVCQNGVFGGRMKENVQRCGGIALMVEDEWGKPTDIQKVESMLAKHTDIKIVAFVHAETSTGVRNDAQALCKLAKQNGCLTLVDAVTSLGGSELLVDEWQIDAIYSGTQKCLSCVPGLSPVSFSEDAIKAIKSRKTPVQSWFLDMDLVMGYWGKGNKRAYHHTAPVNSIYALHESLIILRQEGLENAWQRHFQNHLLLKQGLEKLGLEFVVEEPFRLPQLNMVRISEGVDDNLVRSRLLNEFNLEIGAGLGILAGKVWRIGLMGYGSNSKNVNYCVDSLAKVLG, encoded by the coding sequence ATGAGTGAGCAATTTCAATCTTTTATTCCCCAGAGCAGAACATTAATGGGGCCAGGTCCTTCTGATGTAAACCCTCGCATCTTAGCGGCCTTATCTCGTCCTACTATTGGTCATCTTGACCCGCAATTCATCGACCTTATGGATGAGGTAAAACACCTCCTCCAATATGCATTTAAAACCCAAAATAGTCTAACAATGCCAATTTCAGCACCTGGCTCAGCAGGAATGGAAGCTTGTTTTGCTAATTTGGTTGAACCAGGCGACAAGGTATTAGTCTGCCAAAACGGGGTGTTTGGTGGGCGCATGAAAGAAAATGTGCAGCGCTGCGGTGGCATAGCCTTGATGGTGGAAGATGAGTGGGGTAAACCCACTGATATCCAAAAAGTTGAATCTATGTTGGCTAAGCATACTGATATTAAAATTGTCGCTTTTGTCCACGCAGAGACATCTACAGGAGTCAGAAATGATGCCCAAGCATTGTGTAAACTTGCTAAACAAAATGGCTGTTTGACCTTAGTCGACGCAGTAACCTCCTTAGGGGGTAGTGAGCTTTTAGTCGATGAATGGCAAATTGATGCGATATATTCAGGAACGCAAAAGTGTCTTTCATGTGTACCGGGCCTTTCTCCAGTTTCTTTTAGTGAGGATGCAATTAAAGCAATAAAATCTCGCAAAACACCGGTGCAAAGCTGGTTTTTGGATATGGATCTGGTGATGGGATATTGGGGCAAAGGCAACAAACGTGCTTATCATCATACCGCTCCGGTCAACAGTATTTACGCACTCCACGAGTCTTTGATAATTCTCCGCCAAGAAGGATTAGAAAACGCTTGGCAACGACATTTTCAAAATCATTTATTATTGAAACAGGGGTTGGAAAAATTAGGCCTTGAATTTGTGGTTGAAGAACCGTTTCGATTACCACAATTGAATATGGTCCGCATTTCAGAGGGAGTCGATGATAATTTGGTGCGTAGCCGTTTGCTAAACGAATTCAATTTGGAAATAGGGGCTGGTTTGGGCATTCTGGCTGGCAAAGTGTGGCGTATAGGCTTGATGGGATATGGTAGCAATAGTAAAAATGTTAATTATTGCGTAGACAGTTTGGCCAAAGTCTTAGGCTAG
- a CDS encoding sodium-dependent transporter encodes MNSRGEFSSRIGFILAAAGSAVGLGNIWGFPTQVASNGGAAFVLVYIILAFVLAYPVLMAELIIGRATRSNMVDALGQISGSKVGRATGIWGFITVSLILAFYSLVAGWMLAYFLQTLSSMAGLTVVSDWLTAPSQTRDIIFCGVFLSLTAGIVTGGVSKGIERWSVRLMPTLVIIVLLLIGYVSMQDGAVEGWKAYLVPDFSRIMEPSLLISAMGQAFFSMSLGVGTMLVYGSYVSKKENLPALGAYVALVDIGVAILAGMLIIPAMYVALHNGVQIFSESGALIEGDSLIFTVLPALFDSMGVIGVFVACAFFALMVIAALTSSISMLEVPVAYVVESKGVGRKRAVWLLTLSVFIISSVIAINMAELFGLVIMLTTKYSQPLLGLVLCIFVGWVWRRDAILAELKHGNEGAEHGLFWKIWPWYVKFVCPVIIIIMFYRSVAL; translated from the coding sequence ATGAATTCACGCGGAGAGTTCTCTTCACGAATAGGCTTTATCCTAGCGGCTGCTGGTTCTGCAGTCGGATTAGGCAATATATGGGGTTTTCCAACTCAGGTCGCCAGTAACGGGGGGGCAGCGTTTGTGTTGGTATACATCATCCTCGCTTTCGTACTTGCTTACCCTGTATTAATGGCCGAGCTCATTATTGGCCGTGCGACTCGTTCCAACATGGTAGATGCTTTAGGTCAAATCTCTGGAAGTAAAGTCGGTCGAGCAACAGGTATCTGGGGCTTTATCACTGTTTCGCTCATTCTAGCTTTTTATTCATTGGTTGCAGGATGGATGCTTGCATACTTTCTACAAACCTTGTCATCGATGGCTGGTTTGACGGTTGTATCTGATTGGTTAACGGCGCCATCGCAAACACGGGATATTATTTTCTGTGGGGTATTTTTATCCCTTACCGCTGGAATCGTTACTGGCGGCGTCAGCAAAGGCATAGAACGTTGGTCGGTTCGATTAATGCCAACCTTAGTGATCATTGTCTTGTTACTAATTGGCTATGTCTCCATGCAAGATGGTGCCGTCGAGGGATGGAAGGCCTATTTAGTCCCTGATTTTTCCCGCATCATGGAGCCGTCTTTACTAATAAGTGCCATGGGTCAGGCATTTTTCTCTATGTCATTGGGGGTAGGTACCATGTTGGTATACGGATCCTACGTGAGCAAGAAAGAAAACTTACCCGCGCTGGGTGCATATGTAGCTTTAGTTGACATTGGTGTCGCTATACTGGCTGGGATGTTAATAATTCCGGCAATGTACGTCGCACTGCATAACGGAGTGCAAATTTTTTCTGAATCCGGTGCATTGATCGAAGGCGATAGCTTAATCTTTACCGTATTACCCGCCTTGTTCGATTCAATGGGCGTGATTGGTGTCTTCGTAGCTTGTGCTTTTTTTGCGTTAATGGTCATAGCCGCGCTCACATCTTCTATCTCAATGCTCGAAGTGCCTGTCGCCTATGTGGTAGAAAGTAAAGGTGTTGGACGCAAAAGAGCCGTGTGGTTATTAACCCTGTCTGTTTTCATCATTAGCAGTGTAATTGCAATTAATATGGCTGAATTATTCGGTTTAGTGATCATGCTAACTACCAAATACAGCCAACCTCTACTTGGTTTAGTATTATGTATATTCGTTGGTTGGGTGTGGCGCAGAGATGCAATTTTGGCTGAGCTCAAACATGGAAATGAAGGCGCGGAACATGGCTTATTTTGGAAAATATGGCCTTGGTACGTAAAGTTTGTATGCCCGGTGATCATCATCATCATGTTTTACCGTTCTGTCGCCCTATAA
- a CDS encoding gamma carbonic anhydrase family protein: MLYSLAERKVNKDPSVFIAPGCHIIGSVNLHKDSSLWFNVVVRGDCDEITVGEQSNIQDGSVLHTDENVPLLIGKGVTVGHKVMLHGCEIGDYSLVGINAVVLNGAKIGRYCIIGANSLVTENMQIPDGSLVMGSPAKVVKTIPQEKHKLLEASASHYVENAKRYMESLVTQAE, encoded by the coding sequence ATGTTGTATTCATTAGCAGAACGTAAGGTAAATAAAGACCCTAGCGTTTTTATAGCACCTGGGTGTCATATTATTGGTTCCGTAAATCTGCACAAAGACAGTAGTTTGTGGTTCAACGTAGTCGTGCGAGGAGATTGTGATGAAATTACAGTTGGAGAGCAAAGTAATATCCAGGATGGCTCGGTACTGCATACCGATGAAAACGTACCGCTACTGATCGGCAAAGGGGTCACTGTTGGACATAAAGTAATGTTACACGGTTGTGAGATAGGCGATTATAGCTTGGTTGGGATCAATGCAGTGGTTCTGAACGGCGCTAAAATTGGTCGCTATTGCATTATTGGTGCTAACAGCCTAGTGACTGAGAATATGCAGATCCCTGACGGTTCATTAGTCATGGGAAGTCCAGCAAAAGTGGTGAAGACTATTCCGCAGGAAAAACACAAGTTGCTCGAGGCATCTGCCAGTCACTATGTTGAAAACGCCAAGCGGTACATGGAGTCACTAGTCACTCAAGCTGAATGA
- a CDS encoding spore maturation protein, translating to MLQRIWLIFILSAFLATLWQVFFNHHLGSFAEVMQAIYAMSKLSVEIAIGLIGLLAFWMGIFQVAERSGLIGKLSLVLEPLLCRLMPEIPRGHPAIGSITMNMSANVLGLDNAATPFGIKAMQDMQSLSADKGRLSDAQILFLVLNTSSVTLFPIAVFLYRAEQGAVTPTDVFIPILLATSASTMVGLVVTCWVQKVNLFNRITFIYLAAIISLLAAVLLYFSHLTAQQMSLQSSLIANSLLLSFIALVLALGAYKKLNCYELFVEGAKKGFDLAISLIPYLIAMLFAIGMLRASGLMDIIMTAIASSVNYLGFDSRFVDGIPNALMKPLSGSGARALMIETMQHHGADSFAGRLASVLQGSTETTFYILAVYLGAVGIKYSRYAVACCLAADFAGITCAIAVTYWFFG from the coding sequence ATGCTGCAACGAATTTGGCTGATATTCATTCTTTCGGCCTTTCTAGCCACTCTTTGGCAAGTTTTCTTCAATCACCATTTAGGCAGTTTTGCAGAAGTTATGCAGGCTATCTATGCAATGTCTAAACTCAGTGTGGAAATCGCCATAGGATTAATCGGCCTGCTGGCGTTTTGGATGGGGATTTTTCAAGTTGCAGAACGTTCCGGTCTAATTGGTAAATTGTCGTTAGTTCTGGAACCCTTGTTATGTAGGCTTATGCCGGAAATTCCCCGCGGGCATCCTGCAATTGGCAGCATCACCATGAATATGTCTGCCAATGTATTAGGCTTAGATAACGCGGCGACACCTTTCGGCATTAAAGCGATGCAAGACATGCAGAGTCTTTCAGCAGATAAAGGCCGTTTATCTGATGCTCAAATATTATTTTTAGTACTCAATACCTCATCGGTCACCTTATTTCCTATAGCCGTGTTTTTATATCGAGCAGAGCAGGGCGCAGTGACACCCACCGACGTATTTATTCCAATTTTACTCGCCACTAGCGCTTCAACCATGGTGGGTTTAGTCGTCACCTGTTGGGTTCAGAAGGTAAATTTATTTAATCGCATTACATTTATCTATTTAGCCGCAATTATCAGCTTACTCGCTGCAGTGCTCCTGTATTTTTCCCACTTAACAGCACAGCAGATGTCGCTACAATCATCTCTAATTGCCAATAGCCTACTGCTGAGTTTTATCGCTTTGGTGCTAGCTTTAGGAGCATATAAGAAACTTAATTGTTACGAATTATTTGTTGAAGGAGCCAAAAAAGGCTTCGATCTAGCCATTTCATTAATTCCCTATCTGATTGCCATGTTATTTGCCATTGGCATGTTAAGGGCCAGTGGATTGATGGATATCATCATGACAGCGATTGCTTCAAGTGTTAATTATTTGGGCTTTGATAGCCGTTTCGTCGATGGCATCCCGAATGCCTTGATGAAACCTTTGAGTGGTTCTGGTGCCAGAGCGCTAATGATTGAGACCATGCAGCATCACGGCGCGGATTCATTTGCCGGTCGATTAGCCTCAGTGCTACAGGGCTCTACCGAAACGACTTTTTACATTCTGGCAGTATATTTGGGCGCAGTTGGCATTAAATATAGCCGTTATGCGGTAGCATGCTGCTTAGCTGCTGATTTTGCAGGCATAACTTGCGCGATTGCTGTTACATATTGGTTTTTTGGTTAG
- the nhaC gene encoding Na+/H+ antiporter NhaC, with product MDTNNSKPTTKDASIWDALIPIIILIGLLSSSVALYGEDSSYGPNQIALLLAMFIAAGVGIKNGYTWKEIEQGIVKGISLSLGALLILLAVGALIGAWMLSGTVPTLIFYGLELLNPSLFYAATCLICAIIAMSIGSSWTTAATVGVALMGVANGMGMSEAITAGAVVSGAYFGDKISPLSETTNLAPAVAGTDLFEHIQYMLWTTIPSILLSLIIFTFLGFNSAQQASSNRIVEMQTMLGEEFNLGWHMLIPLAILLVLAVKKVPAFPAVSIGALSGGIWAAIFQPEVVASLATHGREGVLASITVVWTALYDGVAFNTPSEELNKLLSRGGMSSMLNTIWLIMCAMTFGAVLERVGLLKRIVSAILYGVSSAGDMITRTILTCFATNIITADQYMSIVMPGRMYKEEFEKRGLHQLNLSRSLEDGGTLTSPLIPWNTCGAYMGGVLGVSALDYAVYALFNLINPVLAIIYAFLGIKILRITPPAYATEQAVKS from the coding sequence ATGGACACGAATAATTCGAAGCCAACTACCAAAGACGCATCTATTTGGGATGCGCTCATACCAATTATCATTCTAATAGGGCTATTAAGCTCATCGGTCGCACTTTACGGGGAAGACTCCTCTTACGGGCCAAATCAAATAGCCCTTTTGTTGGCTATGTTTATTGCTGCTGGAGTAGGGATAAAGAATGGATATACCTGGAAGGAAATAGAGCAAGGTATTGTTAAAGGTATTTCACTGTCGTTAGGTGCACTGCTGATCCTTCTGGCTGTAGGTGCCTTGATTGGGGCGTGGATGCTTTCAGGTACAGTGCCTACCCTGATTTTTTACGGTCTTGAGCTGTTAAATCCATCGTTATTTTATGCCGCTACCTGTTTGATATGCGCCATTATTGCAATGAGTATTGGTAGTTCTTGGACCACCGCAGCCACCGTAGGGGTAGCCTTGATGGGGGTGGCTAATGGCATGGGCATGTCTGAGGCCATAACAGCAGGTGCGGTAGTGTCTGGGGCTTACTTTGGCGATAAAATATCGCCTTTGTCTGAAACCACTAACCTAGCTCCCGCAGTGGCCGGAACCGACTTATTTGAGCATATTCAATATATGTTATGGACGACTATTCCAAGTATATTATTGAGTCTAATCATATTTACCTTCTTGGGCTTCAATTCAGCACAGCAAGCGTCTTCTAACCGTATAGTTGAAATGCAAACTATGTTGGGTGAAGAATTTAACCTCGGCTGGCATATGTTGATCCCTTTGGCGATTTTACTGGTGTTGGCGGTCAAAAAAGTACCGGCTTTCCCTGCCGTTTCAATCGGTGCTTTGTCAGGCGGGATCTGGGCAGCCATTTTTCAACCTGAGGTCGTCGCATCTTTAGCAACACATGGCCGAGAAGGGGTGTTAGCCAGTATCACAGTAGTCTGGACCGCTTTATATGATGGTGTGGCTTTTAATACGCCAAGTGAAGAGTTAAACAAGTTACTCAGTCGCGGCGGTATGTCCAGCATGCTAAATACCATTTGGTTAATTATGTGCGCCATGACCTTTGGAGCAGTGTTAGAGCGTGTCGGCTTATTGAAACGTATTGTGAGCGCTATCTTATATGGCGTAAGCTCTGCAGGGGACATGATTACCCGTACTATTTTAACCTGTTTTGCGACCAATATTATTACAGCGGATCAATATATGTCGATTGTCATGCCAGGACGCATGTACAAAGAAGAGTTCGAGAAACGGGGCTTACACCAACTTAATTTATCACGAAGTTTAGAAGATGGGGGCACGTTAACCTCTCCGTTAATTCCGTGGAACACATGTGGTGCCTATATGGGCGGAGTACTGGGTGTCAGTGCACTAGATTATGCTGTTTATGCATTGTTTAACTTGATAAATCCGGTCTTGGCCATCATATATGCCTTTCTTGGAATTAAAATTTTACGTATTACTCCGCCAGCCTACGCGACGGAACAAGCCGTCAAATCTTAA
- the prc gene encoding carboxy terminal-processing peptidase, with amino-acid sequence MNKFVRVSVYSALFCLSAGSIAVNSNKVAEDWTKLEQESQHSASAKRISSHFLRGHYKPVELNDELSAKMFDRYIRSLDYNRNVLLKSDIDALEKYRLNFDEAIGRGNLTDAYTIYELSLHKRVDRYNYAISLLDQPFDFEKKGDSLEFDREDAPWATTEAELDELWRQRVKYDALGLKLAGKEADKIKELLTKRYERAIKRLTQTKSEDVFQTVMNSFARSVEAHTSYLSPRNAERFQMEMNLSFEGIGAVLQSEDDFTVIRSVVPGGPAELSKKIKPEDKIIGVAQDDEEFVDIVGWRLDEVVELIKGPKGSIVKLQVVKGSSESAVPVVVSLTREKIKLEDRAAKSEVYTPKTGPHAGEKLGVITIPSFYNNLHSDVKNEITKLKKDEVTGLIVDLRGNGGGSLTEATLLSGLFFDSGPVVQIRDQAGRTRIEEDTDGVTFYEGPMTVLVDRYSASASEIFAAAMQDYGRAVVIGEQTFGKGTVQQHRPLGRIYDLYSNPLGSVQYTIAKFYRINGGSTQHMGVVPDIKFPSAVNPEDWGESQEENALPWDSIPRVKYSTVGDTSVALDGMKQKYQRRIQQNPEFAYIFEDIKRYQTEKDKKTISLVESVRIKENAEQDSKRLLRANQRLERAGMAKVEKLDDLPEDFEAVDPFLDEAANITYDLVSSGMYASTNANK; translated from the coding sequence ATGAATAAATTTGTTCGCGTATCAGTATACAGCGCATTATTTTGTTTGAGTGCAGGTTCGATTGCTGTCAATTCAAACAAAGTTGCTGAAGATTGGACTAAATTAGAGCAAGAATCTCAACATTCCGCTTCGGCTAAACGGATAAGTTCGCATTTCTTACGTGGACATTATAAGCCTGTTGAATTGAATGATGAGTTATCGGCGAAGATGTTTGACCGTTATATTCGTTCATTAGACTATAACCGAAATGTTTTATTAAAATCAGATATTGATGCACTCGAAAAGTATCGGTTAAATTTTGATGAAGCCATAGGTCGAGGCAATTTAACCGATGCGTACACAATTTATGAATTAAGTTTGCACAAGCGAGTGGATAGATACAATTATGCTATTTCTTTATTAGACCAACCTTTCGATTTTGAAAAGAAAGGCGACTCACTTGAATTTGACCGTGAGGATGCTCCTTGGGCAACCACAGAAGCTGAACTTGATGAATTATGGCGTCAACGTGTCAAGTATGACGCGCTCGGTTTAAAGCTTGCAGGAAAAGAAGCGGATAAAATTAAGGAATTGCTTACTAAGCGTTATGAGCGAGCCATTAAACGGCTGACACAAACTAAGAGTGAAGACGTATTTCAAACCGTAATGAACTCCTTTGCCCGTAGCGTAGAAGCCCACACAAGTTATCTTTCGCCGCGAAATGCAGAACGATTCCAAATGGAAATGAACTTGTCCTTTGAAGGGATAGGAGCGGTATTGCAAAGTGAAGATGACTTTACTGTTATTCGCAGTGTAGTGCCTGGTGGTCCAGCAGAATTATCAAAGAAAATTAAACCTGAAGATAAAATTATTGGTGTTGCCCAAGACGATGAAGAATTCGTAGATATAGTCGGATGGCGCTTGGATGAAGTGGTCGAGTTGATAAAGGGACCTAAAGGCAGCATTGTAAAATTACAAGTTGTTAAAGGGTCCTCTGAGTCTGCTGTTCCAGTTGTGGTAAGCCTAACACGTGAAAAAATCAAGTTGGAAGATAGGGCTGCCAAATCGGAAGTTTATACACCTAAAACTGGACCCCATGCCGGCGAAAAACTTGGGGTGATTACCATTCCTTCGTTTTATAATAATCTGCACAGCGATGTTAAGAATGAAATCACTAAACTTAAAAAAGATGAGGTTACGGGGTTAATCGTCGATTTGAGAGGCAATGGTGGTGGTTCGTTGACTGAAGCTACGTTATTGTCAGGGCTCTTTTTTGACAGTGGTCCAGTGGTTCAAATACGAGATCAAGCTGGTCGTACACGTATAGAAGAAGACACCGATGGCGTCACCTTCTATGAGGGGCCGATGACAGTATTGGTCGATCGGTACAGTGCGTCGGCATCGGAAATATTTGCTGCTGCTATGCAGGATTATGGTCGAGCTGTGGTGATCGGTGAGCAAACTTTTGGTAAAGGTACTGTGCAGCAACATCGTCCATTAGGGCGGATTTATGACTTGTACAGCAATCCACTTGGTAGCGTCCAATACACTATTGCTAAATTTTACCGCATCAATGGTGGAAGCACTCAGCATATGGGGGTTGTACCAGACATCAAGTTCCCATCGGCAGTCAATCCAGAAGATTGGGGGGAAAGTCAGGAAGAAAATGCCTTGCCATGGGATAGTATTCCTAGAGTTAAGTATTCGACGGTAGGCGATACTTCGGTGGCATTAGATGGAATGAAGCAGAAATATCAGCGTCGTATCCAGCAAAATCCAGAATTTGCTTATATCTTTGAAGACATCAAGAGATATCAAACTGAGAAGGATAAGAAAACTATTTCTTTGGTTGAATCTGTGCGAATCAAAGAAAATGCCGAGCAAGATAGTAAGAGACTGCTGCGTGCTAATCAGCGTCTTGAAAGAGCTGGGATGGCCAAAGTTGAGAAACTGGACGATTTACCCGAAGACTTCGAAGCGGTAGATCCTTTCTTAGACGAAGCTGCAAATATTACTTATGATCTTGTATCAAGCGGTATGTACGCATCGACTAACGCTAATAAATAA
- the proQ gene encoding RNA chaperone ProQ: protein MDNQQKLSNSKEVIAFLVETFPKCFSLEGDAKPLKIGIFQELSERLKDDERVSKTLLRSSLRHYTNSWRYLHGVKEGAFRIDLDGNQDAAIEKEHADHAQQQLAESKAKVAEKRKEQQAKHVATKKNVKDTGENANKVKVKGTKVVKPKPNKQAPPEKLTDSNLVEGTEVTVKIGKTLMPATITDVSKDGVHVQLQTGMVVKVQTDNLRLARPKR, encoded by the coding sequence ATGGATAACCAACAAAAATTGTCAAACAGTAAAGAAGTCATTGCTTTCTTGGTAGAAACATTTCCAAAATGTTTCTCTCTTGAAGGAGACGCTAAGCCCCTAAAAATTGGTATTTTTCAAGAATTATCAGAACGGCTCAAGGATGATGAACGGGTCAGTAAAACGCTTTTACGTTCCTCATTACGCCACTATACCAATAGCTGGCGTTACCTTCATGGTGTGAAGGAAGGCGCGTTCCGGATTGATTTAGATGGTAATCAAGATGCTGCAATTGAAAAAGAGCATGCTGATCATGCTCAGCAACAATTAGCAGAAAGCAAAGCAAAGGTTGCTGAAAAACGCAAAGAGCAGCAAGCTAAGCACGTTGCAACTAAGAAAAACGTCAAAGATACCGGCGAAAATGCAAATAAAGTAAAAGTTAAGGGAACTAAAGTTGTTAAGCCTAAGCCCAACAAACAAGCCCCGCCTGAAAAATTAACCGATTCTAATCTGGTTGAGGGTACTGAAGTCACGGTGAAGATAGGTAAAACCCTTATGCCAGCGACAATCACCGATGTTTCTAAAGACGGCGTTCACGTTCAATTGCAAACAGGTATGGTTGTCAAAGTGCAAACCGACAATTTACGTTTGGCTCGTCCAAAGAGGTAG
- a CDS encoding SIMPL domain-containing protein (The SIMPL domain is named for its presence in mouse protein SIMPL (signalling molecule that associates with mouse pelle-like kinase). Bacterial member BP26, from Brucella, was shown to assemble into a channel-like structure, while YggE from E. coli has been associated with resistance to oxidative stress.) has protein sequence MMLFRLLGLLLILGNCNSFAHESRSDIITVNGQGSVFQAPDTLKFTIAVEEKGVDSAGLSDLVNAKTKQILKILADNKVPNKDIQAMSVSLHPWFERERQSNIQKGFVYSRNINVTLRDFSRYPNILDKLFKLDVTGIDSFRYEVDDQQSAYLLALEQALVDAKRRASKIAGISDLSLAGIVNVEELSNYRPSPQPSARSMAMFSDAAQYLPGLNEISASVAVSFNIQH, from the coding sequence ATGATGCTGTTTCGCTTATTAGGGCTGTTACTCATACTAGGTAACTGCAATTCATTTGCCCATGAATCACGCAGTGATATTATTACCGTAAATGGTCAAGGAAGTGTATTTCAAGCTCCCGATACCTTGAAATTTACAATAGCAGTAGAAGAAAAAGGTGTAGATAGTGCAGGTTTAAGTGATCTGGTAAATGCGAAAACCAAGCAGATTCTAAAGATTCTGGCCGACAATAAAGTGCCGAATAAAGATATCCAGGCGATGTCTGTAAGTTTGCACCCTTGGTTTGAGCGTGAGCGCCAATCAAATATCCAAAAAGGCTTTGTTTATAGTCGAAATATCAATGTTACGTTACGTGATTTTTCTCGCTACCCAAATATCTTAGATAAGTTGTTTAAATTAGATGTCACGGGTATTGATAGTTTTCGTTATGAAGTTGATGATCAGCAGAGCGCCTATCTATTGGCCTTAGAACAAGCATTAGTAGACGCCAAGCGGCGTGCAAGTAAAATTGCTGGGATCAGCGACTTGTCCTTAGCAGGAATCGTCAATGTAGAAGAGTTATCTAATTACCGACCTTCACCGCAGCCTTCAGCGCGTTCTATGGCAATGTTTTCAGATGCGGCTCAATATTTACCCGGTTTGAATGAAATTAGTGCAAGTGTCGCTGTATCATTCAATATTCAGCACTAG
- a CDS encoding GAF domain-containing protein yields the protein MTIESSKTEFYQSLAKQTEALIGTEKNLIANLANVSALIYMSLEDINWAGFYLLENDELVLGPFQGKPACIRIPMGKGVCGTAALNRTTQIIADVHQFDGHIACDAASNSEIVIPILSGRRLVGVLDVDSPSVGRFDSVDGLGLQALVDLLQKTLN from the coding sequence ATGACAATTGAATCAAGCAAGACAGAGTTTTACCAAAGTTTGGCCAAACAAACTGAGGCCTTGATAGGGACTGAAAAAAATCTTATCGCTAACTTGGCTAATGTAAGTGCATTGATTTACATGAGTTTAGAAGACATTAATTGGGCCGGGTTCTATCTGTTAGAAAACGACGAATTAGTGTTGGGTCCATTTCAAGGTAAACCAGCCTGTATCCGTATTCCAATGGGTAAAGGGGTGTGCGGTACTGCAGCACTCAATCGCACCACGCAAATTATTGCCGATGTGCACCAATTTGATGGTCATATTGCTTGCGATGCAGCATCCAACTCAGAAATTGTGATCCCTATTTTATCAGGTCGCAGGTTAGTGGGCGTATTGGACGTCGATAGCCCATCTGTGGGTCGGTTTGATTCAGTTGATGGTTTGGGCCTACAAGCCCTGGTTGACTTGCTACAGAAGACACTAAATTGA
- a CDS encoding DUF3862 domain-containing protein has protein sequence MLKITLKCIAIVGLLMTVQACSKLTKSNYDKIEMGMIRSDVEMVLGKPEQCEQVVGTFSCVWGDQDGTYIKINFIADRAAVFKHKGLK, from the coding sequence ATGTTGAAAATCACGTTGAAATGCATTGCAATTGTGGGCTTACTCATGACAGTGCAAGCGTGTTCAAAGTTAACCAAATCAAATTACGACAAAATTGAAATGGGAATGATTCGGTCTGACGTTGAAATGGTATTAGGCAAGCCCGAACAGTGCGAACAAGTTGTGGGTACTTTTAGTTGTGTCTGGGGTGATCAAGACGGTACCTATATTAAAATTAATTTTATTGCTGACCGAGCTGCGGTGTTTAAACATAAAGGATTAAAATGA